Proteins co-encoded in one Ananas comosus cultivar F153 linkage group 15, ASM154086v1, whole genome shotgun sequence genomic window:
- the LOC109721584 gene encoding membrane-anchored ubiquitin-fold protein 1-like — protein MSGVQEQVEIKFRLLDGSDIGPETYSIATSVATLKESILAQWPKDKENGPRTINDITLINAGRILENSRTLEECRSSVCDLSGVTAMHVVVRLPPSERGTEKRARKKPKGNKCGCFIM, from the exons ATGTCTGGAGTGCAAGAGCAGGTAGAAATCAAGTTTCGGTTGCTCGACGGATCGGATATCGGTCCCGAAACATATTCGATAGCGACGAGCGTCGCCACACTCAAGGAAAGCATCCTTGCTCAGTGGCCCAAAG ATAAAGAGAATGGTCCGAGGACAATTAATGATATTACGCTGATTAATGCTGGTAGAATATTAGAGAATAGCAGAACCTTGGAAGAGTGCAGAAGCTCTGTGTGTGATCTTTCCGGAGTGACGGCTATGCATGTTGTCGTTCGCCTCCCTCCGTCAGAAAGAGGAACTG AGAAGAGAGCGCGGAAAAAGCCGAAAGGTAACAAGTGTGGCTGTTTTatcatgtaa
- the LOC109721618 gene encoding heparanase-like protein 2, giving the protein MDFGFLLFLFICTLPRISAQVFPEATVIVKGSSRTAETDDNFVCATIDWWPPEKCNYDQCPWGQSSILNLDINHPFLAKAIQAFNHLRIRLGGSLQDQVVYGVDNVDPCLPFMTVSNGLFGFSNGCLSMERWGKLNDLFQRTGAIVTFGLNALSGRSHIRRTIWGGAWNSTNARDFIQYTISKGYAVDSWEFGNELSGHGIGASVDANLYGKDLIGLKSILDDLCKKSNSQPLLLAPGGFFDQQWYARLLQVSGRGVISALTHHIYNLGRGDDMHLLRKILDPKYLDRVSDKYRDLQLTIQRHGPWASAWVSEGGGVFNNGGHLISNTFINSIWYLDQLGMAAKYNTKVFCRQTLIGGNYGLLDTETFIPNPDYYSALLWHRLMGNAVLSVDINASSFLRAYAHCRKQKQGISLLLINLSNTTQFTITIQNDMNIDLDEKISIKKTKSFVRVIKRTVSWIGKKASYDAEMREEYHLMAKDGYHQSKTMLLNGTPLEIAEDGGIPPLNPSLVAVNSPLSVAPMSIVFVVLPKFEARACA; this is encoded by the exons ATGGATTTTGGGTTTCTGCTATTCCTCTTTATATGCACTCTTCCTAGAATTTCGGCTCAAGTGTTTCCGGAGGCAACAGTGATAGTTAAAGGTTCTTCTAGGACAGCTGAAACCGATGATAATTTTGTCTGTGCCACTATCGACTGGTGGCCTCCAGAGAAGTGTAACTACGATCAGTGCCCGTGGGGTCAATCTTCTATCCTGAATTTG GACATAAACCATCCTTTTCTAGCTAAAGCTATCCAAG CATTCAACCATTTGAGGATTAGGCTTGGAGGGTCTTTGCAAGACCAAGTTGTATATGGAGTGGATAATGTAGATCCGTGCCTACCTTTTATGACAGTGTCAAATGGTTTGTTTGGGTTTTCTAATGGCTGTCTAAGCATGGAGAGGTGGGGCAAGCTCAACGATTTATTTCAGAGAACAGG AGCCATTGTTACATTTGGTTTGAATGCACTCTCCGGGAGGTCTCATATACGTCGTACTATTTGGGGAGGTGCTTGGAACTCTACTAATGCTCGTGACTTCATACAATACACTATATCTAAGGGATATGCAGTTGATTCATGGGAGTTTG GAAACGAGTTGAGTGGGCATGGTATAGGCGCAAGTGTTGATGCTAATCTCTATGGAAAGGACTTAATTGGGCTTAAATCAATTCTTGATGACTTGTGTAAGAAGTCCAACTCCCAGCCTTTACTATTAGCCCCTGGAGGCTTTTTCGATCAGCAGTGGTATGCTCGGCTCCTTCAGGTTTCAGGCAGGGGCGTTATCAGTGCTTTGACTCATCATATTTATAACTTAGGTCGAG GTGATGATATGCATCTTCTGAGGAAGATCTTAGATCCAAAGTACTTGGATCGGGTATCAGACAAATATAGAGATCTCCAGCTAACCATTCAAAGACATGGCCCATGGGCTTCAGCCTGGGTTAGCGAAGGTGGTGGGGTCTTCAACAATGGTGGTCATCTAATATCTAATACATTCATAAACAGCATATG GTACTTAGATCAGCTCGGAATGGCAGCTAAATACAACACCAAGGTTTTTTGTCGACAGACTCTCATAGGTGGCAACTATGGTCTCCTCGACACAGAAACATTCATCCCAAATCCTGATTACTACAG CGCACTATTATGGCATCGACTTATGGGGAATGCTGTTCTTTCAGTTGATATTAATGCATCATCTTTTTTACGTGCCTATGCTCATTGCAGAAAACAAAAG CAAGGAATTTCCCTTCTGTTGATCAACCTCAGCAACACTACACAATTCACGATCACCATTCAGAATGACATGAACATCGATCTTGATGAGAAAATCAGCATCAAGAAAACAAAGTCCTTTGTTCGTGTCATTAAAAGAACAGTTTCATGGATCGGAAAGAAAGCATCATATGACGCTGAAATGAGAGAGGAATATCATCTAATGGCGAAGGATGGATATCATCAAAGCAAAACCATGCTGCTCAACGGCACTCCCTTGGAGATCGCCGAAGATGGAGGTATTCCACCTTTAAATCCTTCATTAGTTGCAGTTAATTCACCCCTATCTGTTGCTCCTATGTCTATTGTATTTGTAGTCTTGCCAAAATTCGAGGCTAGAGCTTGTGCATGA
- the LOC109721619 gene encoding heparanase-like protein 2, whose translation MGFSASFLYALFCSVISSILAEHVTVTVNAATAVAETDFNFVCATIDWWPKEKCNYGMCPWHESSLISLDLSNPILHNAIKAFKSLRIRLGGSLQDQVVYQVGKNPPKCHSFKTIKKGLFGFSQGCLTMRRWDELNHFFSKTGSVLTFGLNALTGRKRVTRRGLYVGNWDPTNAHDFIEYTVSKGDNIESWEFGNELTGDTGVAARVNAWQYGKDLIKLKEIISKIYHKNDKKQPKLLAPGGFYEPRWFADMLRTSGPNVVDAVTQHIYNLGAGVDRKLIYKIQNPHYLSRIASTYRHFSTTIRNFGPWSAAWVSESGGAYNSGGKEVSNTFVNSFWYLDQLGMASTFGHKVFCRQSLIGGNYGLLNTTTFVPNPDYYSALLWHKLMGPRVLKTIQNGSQFLRAYAHCSKKKPGITVLLINLARKTAFEVSVASELSARKRGTREEYHLTPQGRNLRSHVMLLNGKPLNLNCENHIPKLLPLIAEASAPVRLVPLSIAFVRFKGLTAPACS comes from the exons ATGGGCTTTTCTGCTTCTTTTCTCTATGCTCTCTTCTGCTCCGTAATCTCGTCGATTCTCGCAGAACATGTGACAGTTACTGTGAATGCCGCGACGGCGGTCGCGGAGACGGATTTTAACTTTGTTTGTGCTACCATTGATTGGTGGCCAAAGGAGAAGTGCAACTATGGGATGTGCCCGTGGCATGAGTCCTCCCTCATCAGTTTG GATCTCTCAAACCCCATTCTTCACAATGCTATCAAAG CATTTAAGTCCTTGAGGATTAGGCTTGGAGGGTCATTACAAGACCAAGTGGTTTATCAAGTAGGAAAGAATCCTCCTAAGTGTCACAGCTTCAAGACGATCAAGAAAGGATTGTTTGGTTTCTCACAAGGATGCCTCACAATGCGTCGCTGGGACGAGCTCAATCACTTCTTCAGCAAAACTGG ATCTGTACTAACATTTGGATTGAATGCACTTACTGGGAGGAAAAGAGTGACGAGAAGAGGACTATATGTAGGCAATTGGGACCCAACTAATGCTCACGATTTCATCGAGTACACTGTTTCAAAGGGCGACAACATCGAATCATGGGAATTCG GAAATGAACTTACTGGAGACACTGGAGTTGCTGCAAGGGTGAATGCTTGGCAATATGGCAAAGACTTGATCAAACTGAAGGAAATTATCAGCAAAATATATCACAAGAACGACAAGAAACAACCCAAGCTATTGGCTCCAGGTGGGTTCTATGAGCCGAGATGGTTCGCGGATATGCTTAGGACGTCGGGACCTAATGTTGTTGATGCAGTTACCCAGCATATCTACAACCTTGGTGCAG GTGTAGACAGGAAGTTGATTTATAAGATTCAAAATCCCCATTATCTGTCTCGGATAGCTAGTACTTACAGGCACTTTAGCACCACCATTAGAAACTTTGGACCCTGGAGCGCTGCTTGGGTGAGTGAATCAGGTGGTGCTTACAACAGTGGAGGCAAAGAAGTCTCAAACACTTTTGTCAATAGTTTTTG GTACTTGGATCAGCTTGGAATGGCATCAACATTCGGCCACAAGGTTTTCTGCAGACAATCCCTGATAGGAGGGAACTATGGCCTTCTCAATACAACAACCTTTGTTCCCAACCCAGATTATTACAG CGCACTATTGTGGCATAAGTTGATGGGTCCTCGTGTTCTCAAAACCATCCAAAATGGCTCGCAATTTCTTCGAGCCTATGCTCACTGCTCCAAAAAGAAG CCAGGGATTACTGTCCTGCTTATCAATCTCGCAAGAAAAACAGCCTTTGAAGTTTCAGTTGCCAGTGAATTATCAGCGAGGAAAAGAGGGACAAGGGAAGAATACCATCTCACTCCTCAAGGACGCAATCTACGTAGTCATGTGATGCTTCTTAATGGGAAACCTTTGAATCTCAACTGTGAAAATCACATCCCTAAATTGCTTCCGTTGATTGCTGAAGCTTCTGCTCCAGTACGTCTAGTGCCTCTATCAATTGCCTTTGTGAGATTCAAGGGATTAACAGCTCCAGCTTGTTCTTGA